From a single Kryptolebias marmoratus isolate JLee-2015 linkage group LG6, ASM164957v2, whole genome shotgun sequence genomic region:
- the LOC108240438 gene encoding tubulin alpha chain, whose protein sequence is MRECISVHVGQAGVQMGNTCWELYCLEHGIQPDGQMPSHKPIGGHDDSFTTFFSETGAGKYVPRAIFVDLEPTVIDEVRTGTYRQLFHPEQLISGKEDAANNYARGHYTIGREIIDSVLDRIRKLADQCTGLQGFLVFHSFGGGTGSGFTSLLMERLSVDFGKKSKLEFAIYPAPQVSTAVVEPYNSILTTHTTLEHSDCAFMVDNEAIYDICRRNLDIERPSYTNLNRLISQIVSSITASLRFDGALNVDLTEFQTNLVPYPRIHFPLATYAPVISAEKAYHEQLSVAEITNACFEPANQMVKCDPRHGKYMACCLLYRGDVVPKDVNTAIAAIKTKRTIQFVDWCPTGFKVGINYQPPTVVPGGDLAKVQRAVCMLSNTTAIAEAWARLDHKFDLMYAKRAFVHWYVGEGMEEGEFSEAREDMAALEKDYEEVGFDSFDDDEDGEEY, encoded by the exons ATG CGTGAATGCATCTCTGTCCATGTGGGCCAGGCAGGCGTCCAGATGGGAAATACCTGCTGGGAGCTCTACTGCCTGGAGCATGGCATCCAGCCGGATGGCCAGATGCCGAGCCACAAGCCTATAGGCGGCCATGATGACTCCTTCACCACTTTCTTTAGTGAGACTGGGGCTGGGAAATATGTCCCAAGGGCCATCTTTGTAGATCTGGAGCCCACTGTCATTG ACGAGGTGAGAACAGGAACATACCGCCAGCTCTTTCATCCTGAACAGCTGATCTCAGGAAAGGAGGATGCAGCTAACAACTATGCCCGAGGGCACTATACCATCGGCAGAGAGATAATTGACTCTGTCCTGGACAGAATTCGAAAACTG gctGATCAGTGCACTGGCCTCCAAGGATTCTTGGTCTTCCACTCCTTTGGTGGAGGCACTGGCTCCGGTTTTACCTCCCTGCTAATGGAGAGACTCTCTGTTGATTTTGGTAAAAAATCTAAGCTTGAGTTTGCTATCTACCCAGCCCCTCAAGTTTCCACAGCAGTGGTGGAACCTTACAACTCCATCCTGACCACCCACACCACCTTGGAGCACTCTGACTGTGCCTTCATGGTGGACAATGAGGCCATCTACGATATCTGCCGTAGAAACCTCGACATCGAGCGACCTTCTTATACCAATCTCAATCGCCTTATCAGCCAGATAGTCTCATCTATCACAGCTTCACTTCGCTTTGATGGAGCTCTGAATGTTGACCTGACAGAGTTCCAGACCAACTTGGTGCCCTACCCTCGTATCCACTTCCCTCTGGCCACCTATGCTCCGGTCATCTCTGCAGAGAAAGCCTACCATGAGCAGCTGTCTGTGGCTGAGATCACCAACGCCTGCTTTGAACCAGCCAATCAGATGGTGAAGTGTGATCCACGTCACGGTAAATACATGGCCTGCTGTCTGCTGTATCGTGGTGACGTGGTGCCAAAAGATGTCAACACTGCCATCGCAGCCATCAAGACCAAACGCACCATCCAGTTTGTGGACTGGTGCCCCACAGGCTTCAAGGTGGGCATCAACTACCAGCCTCCGACTGTGGTTCCTGGAGGAGACCTGGCCAAGGTGCAGAGAGCTGTGTGCATGCTGAGCAACACCACAGCCATCGCTGAGGCCTGGGCTCGACTGGACCACAAGTTTGACCTGATGTACGCCAAGAGAGCCTTCGTCCACTGGTATGTTGGAGAGGGAATGGAGGAAGGAGAGTTCTCAGAGGCCAGAGAAGATATGGCTGCCTTGGAGAAGGATTATGAGGAGGTTGGCTTTGACTCATTTGACGATGATGAGGATGGGGAGGAATACTGA
- the pofut2 gene encoding GDP-fucose protein O-fucosyltransferase 2 — translation MACIPLHTLVKYLASAYSFSAFLLSLFVAFAAVERIKCDSVFTASQTASVSVAAAKELRYLLYDVNPPEGFNLRRDVYIRMASLVKTLRKEGDDWVLVLPPWGRLYHWQSPDLHQIRIPWGEFFSLTSLQANVPVIEYEEFIAENGGPFIDQVLVLQNYAEGWTDGKWEEKVDERPCIEKLMYSKDKQGYYRGWFWGYEETRARNVTCVSAQGHASIMAPVLQKNISAISVMLDRAETLLHDHYAGKDYWDTRRSMVFAKHLRLIGDDFRAKHLNSTDDSDHTMYNEDWTRMKAKPGSARGGPYVGVHLRRKDFIWGHRDDVPSLKGAVKKIRSLMKKHKLDTVFVATDADGDELKELKRLLPDMVRFEPSKEDLELLKDGGVAIIDQWICAHARTFIGTSVSTFSFRIHEEREILGFDPKTTYNRFCGDSETQCEQPTHWKIVY, via the exons ATGGCGTGCATCCCATTGCACACACTAGTGAAATATCTGGCGTCAGCCTATTCGTTTAGCGCTTTCCTGTTGTCTCTTTTCGTGGCTTTTGCAGCTGTAGAAAGAATAAAATGCGACAGTGTGTTCACTGCCAGCCAAACGGCCTCAGTCTCCGTCGCTGCCGCTAAGGAGCTGCG GTACCTTTTATATGACGTAAACCCTCCAGAGGGATTTAATTTGCGGAGGGATGTTTATATCCGCATGGCTTCCCTGGTCAAAACTCTAAGAAAAGAGGGGGATGACTGGGTACTGGTTCTTCCCCCCTGGGGCCGCCTCTATCACTGGCAAAGTCCAGACCTTCACCAGATCCGCATCCCGTGGGGAGAGTTCTTCAGCCTCACCAGCCTGCAGGCCAATGTCCCTGTCATCGAGTATGAGGAATTTATCGCCG AAAATGGAGGGCCATTTATTGACCAGGTTCTGGTGCTGCAGAACTATGCTGAGGGATGGACCGATGGGAAATGGGAAGAAAAAGTTGATGAGAGGCCATGCATTGAGAAGTTAATGTACTCCAAAGATAAACAAGGGTACTACAG aggGTGGTTTTGGGGCTACGAGGAAACAAGAGCTCGAAATGTAACGTGCGTATCAGCTCAAGGCCATGCCTCAATCATGGCCCCCGTGCTTCAGAAAAACATCTCAGCAAT ATCAGTTATGCTTGATCGAGCCGAGACACTTCTTCATGACCACTACGCAGGGAAGGATTACTGGGAT ACCCGTCGTAGCATGGTTTTTGCCAAACACCTGCGACTCATAGGAGACGATTTCAGAGCAAAACACCTGAACTCTACAGATGACAGTGATCATACAATGTACAATGAGGACTGGACTCGCATGAAA GCCAAACCTGGCTCAGCCAGAGGTGGTCCGTATGTAGGGGTCCATCTGCGCAGAAAGGACTTTATCTGGGGTCACAGAGACGACGTGCCCAGCCTTAAAGGGGCAGTCAAAAAAATCCGAAGCTTGatgaagaaacacaaactcGACACTGTGTTTGTTGCAACTGATGCAGATGGAGACG AGCTAAAGGAGCTGAAACGCTTGTTGCCTGACATGGTTCGCTTTGAGCCGTCCAAGGAGGACTTGGAGCTGCTTAAAGACGGAGGAGTGGCCATTATTGACCAGTGGATCTGCGCTCATGCAAg gacCTTCATCGGAACGTCCGTGTCCACCTTCTCCTTCCGGATCCACGAGGAGAGAGAAATCCTCGGCTTTGACCCTAAGACCACATACAACCGTTTCTGTGGAGACTCTGAGACACAATGTGAACAGCCCACACACTGGAAAATCGTTTACTGA